The following are encoded together in the Candidatus Manganitrophus noduliformans genome:
- a CDS encoding carbon monoxide dehydrogenase beta subunit family protein: protein MKQTQEPAYRVLTGPEGLLPPAAAIMGIHLPEDGEGLVEGRIVPEEKAMEAAAIAMLTRKNPTLFPGPLMLWGWNEHTIEKSAPFFEVAREIPGVRIIPMPDYRPIYPKIDPEAVINPCHPNLTIWHNKIEACVFIGVHCHFANITLKMIRAGTNCYTIALCAEAGHEDAMASVPQFTAEKLKNFAETLKRVKKNGIKPLYEGQGIIPSGWAQIAGLTGVEAVKPEEEMVEAGFAHDLEKGLDENEE, encoded by the coding sequence ATGAAGCAGACGCAAGAGCCCGCCTATCGTGTTCTTACTGGTCCGGAGGGGCTTCTCCCCCCTGCCGCTGCGATCATGGGGATTCATCTTCCGGAAGATGGAGAGGGTTTGGTCGAAGGAAGGATCGTCCCTGAAGAAAAGGCGATGGAGGCCGCGGCGATTGCCATGCTGACGCGGAAAAACCCGACGCTCTTCCCGGGACCGCTGATGCTGTGGGGATGGAATGAACATACCATCGAGAAGTCAGCTCCTTTTTTTGAAGTGGCGCGGGAAATCCCCGGCGTTCGCATTATCCCTATGCCCGATTATCGTCCGATCTATCCGAAGATCGATCCGGAAGCGGTGATCAATCCATGCCATCCCAATCTCACCATCTGGCATAATAAAATCGAAGCATGCGTTTTCATCGGTGTCCACTGCCATTTCGCGAATATCACCCTCAAGATGATCCGTGCGGGAACGAATTGCTACACCATCGCCCTCTGCGCCGAAGCGGGCCATGAAGATGCGATGGCCTCCGTCCCCCAGTTCACGGCTGAAAAGCTGAAGAATTTTGCCGAGACGCTGAAACGGGTGAAGAAGAACGGGATCAAGCCGCTGTACGAGGGCCAGGGAATCATCCCCTCCGGATGGGCCCAAATTGCGGGGCTGACCGGGGTCGAGGCGGTGAAGCCTGAAGAGGAGATGGTCGAGGCCGGTTTCGCGCACGATTTGGAAAAAGGGTTGGACGAGAACGAAGAATAA
- a CDS encoding transketolase C-terminal domain-containing protein yields MSEGLGEEVKTNPQGDVITAAPAPTKEAKKGAAAQRVVDPDYLFLQAPREKTFITGSEAAKEAIRRANVDVAISYPITPQSETMQQVGYLYAEGYVKDYYRGEEEYGVMSAIAGASRSGVRCLSATAGPGLMRGLEVISSWPGGRLPAVLLIMCRVINAPLAIQPDNVELSYMLNTGCLLFHAENQQDFYDYALAAFMIGEKPEVTLPVAVAVDGFFVTHARGWVSLPAADIKLPPRDCYHEAVPMMDNENPPIRISRDAPIQKSNFISYQMHASWQQEIWAAQERSRKWIERWLGGLVEVVNPKAKIMIVASGAAVSQSREAVRQAAEQGIEVGLVKIKSVRPFPAEEVRAALDHAEKILVPEFNYVGWLAKEVKSTIRGSERVISGPRVFGGMSMPTELILEYIMGTPNRR; encoded by the coding sequence ATGAGCGAAGGACTCGGAGAAGAGGTTAAAACAAACCCACAGGGAGACGTCATCACGGCGGCCCCGGCCCCCACGAAAGAGGCGAAGAAGGGAGCGGCGGCGCAGAGAGTCGTCGATCCCGATTATCTGTTTTTGCAAGCTCCCCGCGAGAAAACGTTTATTACGGGGAGCGAGGCGGCGAAAGAGGCGATCCGGCGCGCGAATGTCGACGTGGCGATTTCCTATCCGATCACTCCTCAGAGCGAAACGATGCAGCAGGTCGGTTATCTCTACGCCGAAGGGTACGTCAAAGATTATTATCGCGGCGAGGAAGAATATGGCGTGATGTCGGCGATCGCCGGGGCCTCCCGCTCCGGAGTGCGTTGTCTCTCCGCAACCGCCGGACCGGGCCTAATGAGAGGTCTTGAGGTGATCTCCTCCTGGCCGGGCGGACGTCTCCCGGCCGTTCTTCTGATTATGTGCCGGGTGATCAACGCCCCGCTGGCGATTCAGCCTGACAATGTCGAGCTCTCCTACATGCTCAATACCGGCTGCCTTCTCTTCCATGCCGAGAACCAGCAGGATTTTTATGATTATGCGCTTGCGGCGTTTATGATCGGCGAGAAGCCGGAGGTCACCCTTCCCGTCGCGGTGGCGGTGGATGGTTTCTTCGTCACGCATGCGCGCGGATGGGTGTCGCTTCCAGCGGCGGATATCAAGCTTCCTCCCCGGGATTGTTATCATGAAGCGGTGCCGATGATGGATAACGAAAATCCGCCAATCCGCATTTCGCGCGACGCGCCGATTCAGAAATCGAACTTTATCTCCTATCAGATGCATGCTTCCTGGCAGCAGGAGATCTGGGCGGCGCAGGAGCGTTCTCGCAAGTGGATCGAGCGATGGCTGGGAGGATTGGTCGAGGTGGTCAATCCGAAAGCGAAGATCATGATCGTCGCCTCGGGCGCCGCCGTTTCGCAGTCCCGCGAAGCGGTCCGGCAGGCGGCCGAGCAGGGGATTGAAGTCGGTTTGGTGAAGATCAAATCAGTCCGTCCTTTCCCGGCCGAAGAGGTTAGGGCGGCGCTCGATCATGCTGAAAAGATTCTTGTTCCAGAGTTCAACTATGTCGGCTGGCTCGCCAAAGAAGTGAAGTCGACCATCCGAGGAAGCGAGCGGGTGATCTCCGGGCCGAGGGTCTTCGGCGGGATGTCGATGCCGACGGAGTTGATCTTGGAATACATTATGGGTACTCCAAACAGACGGTAA
- a CDS encoding thiamine pyrophosphate-dependent enzyme gives MALETIRVSPGFQKFLPKEYQDLVENGPFTKERKVSELGSFKEILEEHPMCAGCAMTLFIRVTLLALPSVENSVIIGTAGCGRLALSQAAIPFVYGNYGDTNAVASGLKRGLSVRFKDKPKDVIVMAGDGGLADIGFSAVMHSWFRKEKFTTIMLDNEVYGNTGGQESGMTQKGMVLKMAPNGKKFEKMDMIGLAKTSGVAYIARIAPTNPTRVANTVRKAVLIAREVGPTYIQAYTSCNIEYAIPTPKVMDDAREVEKDRYGFMEYMTDDAKAYWEKSEADRRKLKAPQTK, from the coding sequence ATGGCTTTAGAAACAATTCGCGTCTCTCCCGGTTTCCAGAAATTTTTACCGAAGGAATATCAGGATCTCGTCGAGAACGGTCCTTTTACGAAGGAGAGAAAGGTCTCGGAGCTCGGGTCATTCAAGGAAATTCTCGAAGAACATCCGATGTGCGCCGGCTGCGCGATGACCCTCTTCATCCGGGTGACCCTTCTTGCGTTGCCGAGCGTCGAGAATTCGGTCATTATCGGGACCGCCGGCTGCGGGCGGTTGGCGTTGAGCCAGGCGGCGATTCCATTCGTCTACGGAAACTACGGAGACACCAATGCGGTCGCCAGCGGATTGAAGCGCGGTCTCTCGGTTCGCTTCAAAGACAAGCCGAAAGATGTGATCGTGATGGCGGGAGACGGCGGATTGGCCGACATCGGTTTCTCTGCGGTGATGCACTCCTGGTTCCGGAAAGAGAAGTTCACCACCATCATGCTCGATAACGAAGTCTACGGAAATACCGGCGGACAAGAGAGCGGGATGACCCAAAAGGGGATGGTTCTGAAAATGGCCCCGAACGGGAAAAAATTCGAAAAGATGGATATGATCGGTCTTGCGAAGACCTCCGGCGTGGCCTACATCGCCCGAATCGCCCCGACCAATCCGACCCGCGTGGCGAACACCGTCCGGAAGGCGGTTTTGATCGCGCGTGAGGTCGGCCCGACCTACATCCAGGCCTATACCTCCTGCAACATCGAATATGCGATCCCGACGCCGAAGGTGATGGATGACGCCCGGGAAGTCGAAAAAGATCGTTATGGTTTTATGGAATACATGACCGACGACGCCAAAGCCTATTGGGAAAAGTCAGAGGCCGATCGCCGGAAACTGAAAGCGCCTCAGACAAAATAG
- a CDS encoding 2-oxoacid:acceptor oxidoreductase family protein: MAAIDTGVKRFNIRMAGIGGQGVVTASHILSNGVIIGKGESTLVPFFGSEKRMAPVESYVRIASGKIYEIGEIIYPNIIMIFHPQVITHGKSYTMPFYWGLKKDGVVLINSDAPVPMIPDQVRELEENNAKICYIPATKIANEVGGTDLATNMAMCGAIAGIIQMPDLKSLEQSVKERFLGKGFVVSGGTASLDNVIEKKFAKKAELVAKNFAVVQAAHEYAIEQGWNQWQKDRVTASDKLQKAGVN; this comes from the coding sequence ATGGCGGCAATCGATACGGGAGTAAAGCGATTTAACATCCGAATGGCTGGCATCGGAGGTCAGGGGGTGGTTACCGCCTCCCATATCTTGAGCAACGGGGTGATCATCGGAAAAGGGGAGAGCACGCTGGTTCCCTTCTTCGGGTCCGAGAAACGGATGGCGCCGGTCGAAAGCTACGTCCGAATCGCGTCGGGGAAGATTTATGAAATCGGGGAGATCATTTATCCCAACATCATCATGATTTTCCATCCTCAGGTCATTACCCATGGCAAATCCTATACGATGCCGTTTTATTGGGGGCTGAAGAAAGACGGGGTCGTGTTGATCAACAGCGACGCTCCCGTTCCGATGATTCCGGATCAGGTTCGGGAGCTGGAGGAAAACAACGCGAAGATCTGCTACATTCCCGCGACGAAGATCGCCAACGAGGTCGGCGGGACCGACCTGGCGACCAACATGGCCATGTGCGGCGCCATCGCAGGGATTATTCAGATGCCCGATTTGAAATCATTGGAGCAGTCGGTGAAAGAGCGTTTTCTCGGGAAAGGATTCGTCGTCTCGGGGGGAACCGCTTCGCTGGACAATGTGATCGAAAAGAAGTTCGCCAAAAAAGCGGAACTGGTGGCGAAGAATTTCGCGGTGGTACAGGCGGCCCATGAGTACGCGATCGAACAGGGGTGGAATCAGTGGCAGAAAGATCGGGTCACCGCCTCGGACAAGCTGCAAAAAGCGGGTGTGAATTAA
- a CDS encoding 4Fe-4S dicluster domain-containing protein, with protein MYSVADIDVDICGATKCRLCTQFCPESNTILYDSVRATAYVAVDRCKGCEICVGVCDDLAKHHAIKMVPITELKNGFEIRNVGFKDTLVTTK; from the coding sequence ATGTATTCAGTCGCGGATATTGATGTAGACATTTGCGGTGCAACGAAATGCCGGCTTTGCACCCAGTTTTGTCCGGAGTCCAATACGATTTTATACGATTCGGTCCGGGCAACGGCTTACGTCGCGGTAGACCGATGCAAAGGATGCGAGATTTGCGTCGGTGTTTGCGATGATTTGGCGAAGCATCACGCGATTAAGATGGTCCCGATTACCGAATTAAAGAACGGATTCGAAATCCGGAATGTCGGATTCAAAGACACCCTCGTTACAACGAAATAG
- a CDS encoding mismatch-specific DNA-glycosylase: MTPLPDILEADLSIVFVGINPGTTSAQVGHYYARSTNLFWPMLHESGLLPHPLKPEDDWKLVRFGIGLTDVVKRSSDSASDLTRAEFEAGAIVVQNKIRMYRPRIVCLNGLTAYRALFGRNEGPGAKPQRIGESRVFVVPSTSRRNAGYPRETVLFWFKELERFRREKMA, from the coding sequence ATGACGCCGCTCCCCGACATCCTGGAGGCCGATCTTTCGATCGTCTTCGTCGGGATCAACCCGGGAACCACCTCCGCTCAGGTTGGACACTACTACGCCCGTTCAACGAACCTCTTCTGGCCGATGCTCCACGAGAGCGGCCTTCTTCCGCATCCGCTCAAACCGGAGGACGATTGGAAACTGGTCCGATTCGGGATCGGGCTGACCGACGTCGTCAAGCGCTCCTCCGACAGCGCATCTGATTTGACGAGAGCCGAATTTGAAGCCGGAGCGATCGTCGTTCAAAATAAGATCAGGATGTACCGTCCGCGGATCGTTTGTTTGAATGGATTGACCGCATACCGAGCCCTCTTCGGCCGGAATGAAGGGCCGGGGGCCAAACCCCAAAGGATCGGGGAGAGCCGCGTCTTCGTCGTCCCTTCAACCAGCCGGCGAAACGCCGGTTATCCTCGGGAGACGGTTCTCTTCTGGTTCAAGGAGCTCGAGCGGTTTCGAAGGGAGAAAATGGCGTGA
- the modA gene encoding molybdate ABC transporter substrate-binding protein produces MRRIGVLGLFVFICVIIAFSSNGAASSSPTLAVAAASDLQFAMGEIASAFEKSTGSRVKVSFGASGSFVAQITAGAPFDLFFSADESYPKRLIETGLAIPESFFRYATGRLVLWVPNGSPIDVAKEEMQALLHPSVRKVAIANPAHAPYGKAAVSALQSSGLYERVQSRLVLGENISQAAQFVQSGNADIGLLSLSHASAAPMKEKGRFWLVPVDAYPPLHQAAVILRRSREAALAQSLIDFIKEGEGKAILERYGFTLSSEAK; encoded by the coding sequence GTGAGGCGGATCGGCGTACTGGGGCTGTTCGTCTTCATCTGCGTCATCATCGCATTTTCATCGAACGGAGCGGCGTCCTCTTCGCCGACCCTCGCCGTCGCCGCCGCCTCGGACCTTCAGTTCGCCATGGGAGAGATCGCATCGGCCTTCGAGAAGTCGACGGGGAGCAGGGTGAAAGTCTCCTTCGGCGCCTCCGGGAGCTTCGTTGCACAAATCACGGCGGGCGCGCCGTTCGATCTCTTCTTTTCGGCCGACGAGTCGTATCCGAAGCGGTTGATCGAGACGGGACTGGCCATTCCGGAATCGTTTTTCCGATATGCCACCGGACGGCTCGTCCTCTGGGTGCCGAACGGGTCTCCAATCGACGTCGCCAAAGAGGAGATGCAGGCCCTCCTTCACCCGTCGGTCCGGAAAGTCGCCATCGCCAATCCGGCCCATGCCCCCTACGGCAAGGCGGCGGTGTCGGCGCTGCAATCGTCGGGGCTTTATGAGCGGGTGCAATCCCGTCTTGTCCTCGGAGAGAACATCTCGCAGGCGGCCCAGTTCGTTCAGTCGGGGAATGCCGACATCGGCCTGCTCTCCCTCTCTCATGCGAGCGCCGCGCCGATGAAAGAGAAGGGGCGATTCTGGCTGGTCCCGGTCGACGCCTATCCCCCGCTGCACCAGGCGGCGGTGATTTTGCGTCGAAGCCGGGAAGCGGCATTGGCGCAGTCGCTGATCGATTTCATCAAAGAGGGGGAGGGGAAGGCCATTCTGGAGCGGTATGGCTTCACCCTCTCGTCGGAGGCGAAATGA
- the modB gene encoding molybdate ABC transporter permease subunit, whose protein sequence is MNWEALWLSIELASFTSVLLLFLGIPLAHWIVISRWRWKFLVEAVVALPIVLPPTVLGFYLLMAFGQNSPLGAFYESIAGTTLPFTFGGLLVASILYSLPFAVQPLATAFAGVNPRLVQSSWVLGESRWRTFLRIVLPLSKSGIITAFVLSFAHTLGEFGVVLMVGGNIPGVTRTLSIDLYDQVQALNYRSAGKTALFLLILSFFFLSIVTYMNRKRQGAEGGTER, encoded by the coding sequence ATGAACTGGGAGGCCCTTTGGCTTTCGATCGAGTTGGCGTCGTTCACCTCGGTTCTCCTTCTTTTTCTCGGGATCCCGCTGGCCCACTGGATCGTCATCTCCCGATGGCGCTGGAAGTTCTTGGTGGAGGCGGTGGTCGCTCTTCCGATCGTTCTCCCGCCGACCGTTCTCGGTTTTTATCTTTTGATGGCGTTCGGCCAAAACAGTCCGCTCGGCGCTTTTTATGAGTCGATCGCCGGCACCACCTTACCGTTTACTTTCGGCGGTCTTTTGGTCGCCTCCATTCTTTACTCCCTTCCCTTCGCGGTGCAGCCGCTGGCGACGGCCTTCGCGGGGGTGAATCCCCGATTGGTTCAAAGCTCGTGGGTGCTCGGCGAGTCGCGTTGGAGGACCTTTCTTCGGATCGTCCTGCCGTTGTCGAAAAGCGGAATCATCACCGCGTTCGTCCTCAGCTTCGCGCATACCCTGGGAGAGTTCGGCGTCGTCCTGATGGTCGGCGGAAATATTCCGGGGGTGACGCGAACGTTGTCGATCGATCTTTACGATCAGGTCCAGGCGCTCAATTATCGGTCGGCGGGAAAGACGGCCCTTTTTCTGCTGATCCTCTCGTTTTTTTTCCTCTCCATCGTGACTTATATGAACCGGAAGCGACAAGGAGCAGAGGGTGGAACTGAACGTTGA
- a CDS encoding ATP-binding cassette domain-containing protein, whose amino-acid sequence MELNVDLHYPLPKGGGLQAQFSVSLDSPRIVVLFGPSGSGKSTLLHCLAGLLQPGRGEIRHGDTIWFDASQGISLPPQRRSVGLLFQDYPLFPHLTVQENIAYGLRRWNRAESERSVRGWIDRFQLGGKENRFPAALSGGEQQRVALARALAPKPRLLLLDEPFSALDLRTRALVRAEVRRWVEEERATALVVTHDIVDAMTLGEDLIILSEGVILQRGRPLDIFSRPASPEVAKIVGVENLLPAQVILASEERVVLEVGKGRIIAVGEAPPGGRCFVSIRAEEVILERGRPAQSSARNRLVGFIQECIPVGAQVRVVIDCGFSLTALVTRQAVEELSLRPGAEITAVIKASSVHLIPTE is encoded by the coding sequence GTGGAACTGAACGTTGATCTCCACTATCCCCTCCCGAAGGGCGGGGGTCTGCAGGCACAATTTTCCGTTTCACTCGATTCTCCCCGGATCGTTGTTCTCTTCGGCCCGTCGGGGAGCGGCAAGAGCACACTGCTCCATTGTCTGGCGGGACTTCTTCAGCCGGGGCGGGGAGAGATCCGGCATGGCGACACGATTTGGTTCGATGCGTCGCAAGGGATCTCACTTCCGCCGCAGCGGCGTTCGGTCGGCCTTCTCTTCCAGGACTACCCTCTCTTTCCCCATCTCACCGTTCAAGAAAATATCGCCTATGGCCTGCGCCGGTGGAACCGTGCGGAGAGCGAGCGGTCGGTCCGCGGTTGGATCGACCGGTTTCAGCTGGGCGGAAAGGAGAATCGATTTCCGGCGGCCCTCTCGGGGGGGGAGCAGCAACGGGTGGCCCTGGCGCGGGCGCTCGCGCCCAAGCCGCGTTTATTGTTGCTCGATGAACCGTTCTCCGCGCTCGATCTTCGCACGCGGGCGCTTGTTCGCGCGGAGGTACGGCGATGGGTTGAGGAGGAGCGGGCGACGGCATTGGTCGTCACCCATGACATCGTTGATGCGATGACGTTGGGAGAAGATTTGATCATTCTCTCGGAAGGGGTGATTCTTCAACGGGGCCGCCCGCTCGACATTTTCAGCAGACCGGCCAGTCCCGAGGTAGCGAAGATCGTCGGGGTGGAGAACCTGTTGCCGGCGCAGGTGATCCTTGCTTCGGAAGAGCGGGTGGTACTGGAGGTCGGGAAAGGACGAATCATCGCCGTCGGAGAGGCGCCCCCCGGCGGTCGTTGTTTCGTTTCGATCCGCGCCGAGGAGGTGATCCTCGAGCGGGGAAGACCGGCGCAGAGCAGCGCGCGCAATCGCCTCGTCGGCTTCATACAAGAGTGCATTCCAGTCGGCGCGCAGGTCCGCGTGGTGATCGATTGCGGCTTCTCCCTGACGGCGCTGGTGACCCGTCAAGCGGTGGAGGAACTCTCTCTCCGGCCGGGCGCGGAGATCACGGCGGTGATCAAAGCCTCCTCGGTTCACCTGATTCCGACGGAATGA
- a CDS encoding Crp/Fnr family transcriptional regulator, producing the protein MATKTTVEALKQFPLFSQLTVDELRYLVQKLEEREYKKNDVIYKEEDLPGILYLVQRGSVEITKKTPSGHRQVIATVPSGQFFGELSFFVSRRHASRAKVTADGLVLLLHRFVYDEMEKEQPALVHQLLKEIILKMSANLDAMNDLFLQTINYTFYGGGKAGTVEEED; encoded by the coding sequence ATGGCAACCAAAACAACCGTTGAAGCGCTGAAACAGTTCCCCCTTTTTTCACAGTTGACGGTCGATGAGCTCCGGTATCTTGTCCAGAAGTTGGAAGAGCGGGAGTATAAGAAAAATGACGTCATCTATAAAGAAGAGGACCTCCCGGGCATTTTGTATTTGGTTCAGCGAGGGTCGGTGGAGATCACGAAGAAGACCCCCAGCGGCCATCGGCAGGTCATCGCGACCGTTCCCTCCGGACAATTCTTCGGAGAGCTCTCCTTCTTCGTGAGCCGGCGGCATGCGTCCCGGGCAAAAGTCACCGCGGACGGTTTGGTGCTTCTGCTCCATCGGTTTGTTTACGACGAGATGGAGAAAGAGCAGCCCGCGCTGGTCCATCAGCTCTTGAAAGAGATCATCTTGAAGATGAGTGCCAATCTGGACGCGATGAACGACCTCTTCCTGCAGACGATCAACTACACCTTTTACGGGGGCGGCAAGGCCGGAACGGTCGAGGAGGAGGATTAA